ACATATGTCAATAAATACGTCTAAGATGGCAAAAGCTGCTAAGAGACTTTCTTCTGGATTAGCCATAAATAGTGCATCGGATAACCCATCAGGTTTGGTAGTATCTGAAAAAATGAAGTCACGAATTATAGGACTAGAGCAGGCATCAAGAAATGCCCAGGATGATGTTTCTGCTATACAGGTTGCAGATGGTGCATTAGAGGTGACTACTTCAATATTACAAAGAATGAAGCAGTTAGCAACTGAAGCTGCAAATGGAACATTAAAAGATCAAGATAGAAAAAATATTCAATGCGAAATCAATCAATTAACCTCAGAAATTAACGATATAGGTGACAATACAGAGTTTAATACTATAAAGCTGTTAAGCTTTGATGGCAAAAAATATAATCAAATTAATCCTCATCCTGTAATTCAAGCTGGAGCTGATTTAGGGCAATGTGATGTGATCAAAGTAGAGGATATGAAAGCCAAAGCACTAAATATAAGTGGACAATCGGGTGGAAGTGTTACATCAAAGGATGGAAAAGTAACAGCAAAATTTGTAGAGTCAAATCCAAATGATAAAGATAATGTAGTTACTGATGGAAATGACAATAAAGCTGTAGAGTATGCACTAGATATGACAGATCCTAAAAATGCTAGTGCTGCTATTAAAATATATAGTGATGCTATAGGAAAGGTATCTTGTTTTAGAGTAGGTTTAGGAGCTCTTCAAAATGTATTACAGTGTAG
The genomic region above belongs to Clostridium sp. AWRP and contains:
- a CDS encoding flagellin; amino-acid sequence: MVINHNINAVNALRHMSINTSKMAKAAKRLSSGLAINSASDNPSGLVVSEKMKSRIIGLEQASRNAQDDVSAIQVADGALEVTTSILQRMKQLATEAANGTLKDQDRKNIQCEINQLTSEINDIGDNTEFNTIKLLSFDGKKYNQINPHPVIQAGADLGQCDVIKVEDMKAKALNISGQSGGSVTSKDGKVTAKFVESNPNDKDNVVTDGNDNKAVEYALDMTDPKNASAAIKIYSDAIGKVSCFRVGLGALQNVLQCRIDCLGDTASNISASESKIEDADMAKEMINYSRYNILSQASQAMLVQANRNSSERMSQLLKSFIM